The DNA sequence GGAGGTGTGGTACTCGGGGTAGCCCGCGTACGGCGTCCGCGTCAGGGAGCCGACGCCGAGGTTGAAGCCCGGCGAGCAGAACTGGCGCTCGTCGTAGCCGTACGGCGAGAAGTCGACGACGCGGTGTTCGCGCGAACGCAGCACGTGCTGCAGCACGCGGTCGATCTCGGCGTCGTCGCGGCGGGACTTCTTGTACGTCAGCGGTCCCGGGTCGCCCGCGCAGGCCAGCACCAGCCCGTGACGGACCTTCTCGATCCGCGAGGCGTTGCGGGCCAGCCAGGTGATCGAGCCGATCGTGCCCGGCATGAACAGGAACCGGTAGGTGTAGTGCGGCTGGGTGAGAGCCAGCTGCTGCGCCAGCGAGACCGCCACCGCGATGCCGGCCAGGTTGTCGTTCGCCAGCGACGGGTGGCAGACGTGGCAGGACACGATGACCTCGTCGGTGACGCGCCCTGGCACGACGTGCTCGCCGTAGGTCAGCGAGCCGTCTTCCAGGGTCGAGTCGATGACGACGTCGTACTCGCCGTCGGGCAGCGCGTCGAGCTTCTCCTGCGCGAGGCAGAAACCCCAGGCCGGGGCGTAGTAGCTGGTCCGGTAGGGCACCCACGACGGCTGGTCCGGCAGCGTGTGCAGGTGCTCTCGCAGCTCGCTGAGCGGCATCCGCTGCCGCACTGGGACGCTGTACCCGACGACGTGCAGGTTCGACTCCTGGAAGTCGATCACGCGCTCACCAGAGGGAGCCGCGACGTAGGCGTCGCGGATGTTCCACTCCTGCGGGATCGTCCAGTCCAGCACCGCCGTGCCGGTCGGGACCTCGTGCCGCTCCAGCGCGATGTGCTCGCCGATGACGTCCAGGGTCTGCCGCACGCCGTCGCCGGTGATGCTGCGGCAGATCGGGTACAGTCGCTCGACCAGGGCATGCAGCTCCGCGCCCGTCCGCAGCTGCGAGCCCGCCATCAGCGTCGCCGCATGGTGTCGTCGATGCGGCCGGCTTCGCCCTCGCTCTTCAGCCAGGCGAGCCGGGTGAACAGCTGCTGGAACGACTCGCGGGTGAGCCCGAACTTCCGGTAGGCCTCGATCAGCTCGACGGCGCCGTCCTTGACCGACCACTCGCAGGCGAAGCCGGGGATGGCCGCGCGGAAGCGCGAGAAGTCGACGCGGTAGGAGCGCGGGTCGGAGCCGGCCTCACCGGTGATGTTCAGCGTCGAGCCCGGCACGGCCTCGACGACCTCCTGGGCGATCTCGGCGACGGTGACGTTGTTGTCCTCGGTGCCGATGTTGAAGGCCTTGTTGTGCACGGCCTCCTTCGGCGCCGTCAGCGCGGCGGTGAACGCGCGCGCGATGTCCTGGGCGTGCACCAGCGGCCGCCACGGCGTGCCGTCCGACAGCACCAGCACCTCGCCGGACAGGTGAGCGTGCGCGGTCAGGTTGTTCAGCACGATGTCGCCGCGCAGCCGGGGCGAGTAGCCGAACGCCGTCGCGTTGCGCATGTAGACCGGGGTGAAGTCGTCGTCGGCGAGCTCGTGGACGTCGGCCTCGACGCGCACCTTCGACTCGGCGTAGGGCGTCACCGGCTTCAGCGGGGCGTCCTCGTCGACGAGGTTGTCGCCGCCGGCGCCGTACACCGAGCAGGTCGACGCGTAGATGTACCGCTGGACGCCGGCTTCCTTCGCCAGCTTCGCGAGCTTCACCGACGCGTGGTGGTTGATGTCGTAGGTCAGCTCCGGCGCGAGCGAGCCGAGCGGGTCGTTCGACAGCGCGGCCAGGTGGATCACCGCGTCGAAGCCGGTGACGTGCTCCGCGGTGACGTCCCGCAGGTCGACGACGTGGCCGGCCGGGTCGGCCGGGACCGGACCGAGCAGGCAGGACTCGAACAGCCCGGAGTCGAGGCCGACGACCTCGTGGCCGGCGGCGGCGAGCACCGGGGCCATCACCGTCCCCAGGTAGCCCTTGTGCCCCGTCAGCAACACCCGCATCGGATTCAGCCCTTCAGGTCGAGAGTGAGTTTCTTGACGAAAAACGCTTCGGCGTACTTCGCGGCCGCTTCGATGCCGCGGATCCGGGCGAGCCCGAGGAAGGCCTCGCGGTCGTACCAGGGCCGGTGCCGCTGCGACGCGTAGTGCGTCTGCAGCAGCCGGACCTTCTCCTCGGCGACGTCGTCGTCGAGCGGCTGGTAGACCGAGGGAGCGCCGAGGTCGCCGTCCCACTTGACGATCTCGTAGCCCAGCGCCAGGTGGTCGCGGAACGCCGTCGGCACCAGCTTCGCGAGCCCGCGGTGGTCCTGGTGCGCGTCGTCGGTCCGCGGCGCCAGGATGACGTCCGGGTCGGTCCGCCGCCGCAGCTCCTCCAGCGCGTTCTTGGCCTCTTCCCAATGCGCCG is a window from the Amycolatopsis sp. cg9 genome containing:
- a CDS encoding PIG-L deacetylase family protein, producing MIGLRPGRLGGVVALGAHCDDIAIGAGGTLLTLCASRPGLRVDALVLSGGGTPREDEERAALAAFCPGAQVDVTVLKLPDGRFPAHWEEAKNALEELRRRTDPDVILAPRTDDAHQDHRGLAKLVPTAFRDHLALGYEIVKWDGDLGAPSVYQPLDDDVAEEKVRLLQTHYASQRHRPWYDREAFLGLARIRGIEAAAKYAEAFFVKKLTLDLKG
- a CDS encoding NAD-dependent epimerase/dehydratase family protein encodes the protein MRVLLTGHKGYLGTVMAPVLAAAGHEVVGLDSGLFESCLLGPVPADPAGHVVDLRDVTAEHVTGFDAVIHLAALSNDPLGSLAPELTYDINHHASVKLAKLAKEAGVQRYIYASTCSVYGAGGDNLVDEDAPLKPVTPYAESKVRVEADVHELADDDFTPVYMRNATAFGYSPRLRGDIVLNNLTAHAHLSGEVLVLSDGTPWRPLVHAQDIARAFTAALTAPKEAVHNKAFNIGTEDNNVTVAEIAQEVVEAVPGSTLNITGEAGSDPRSYRVDFSRFRAAIPGFACEWSVKDGAVELIEAYRKFGLTRESFQQLFTRLAWLKSEGEAGRIDDTMRRR
- a CDS encoding DUF4910 domain-containing protein, which encodes MAGSQLRTGAELHALVERLYPICRSITGDGVRQTLDVIGEHIALERHEVPTGTAVLDWTIPQEWNIRDAYVAAPSGERVIDFQESNLHVVGYSVPVRQRMPLSELREHLHTLPDQPSWVPYRTSYYAPAWGFCLAQEKLDALPDGEYDVVIDSTLEDGSLTYGEHVVPGRVTDEVIVSCHVCHPSLANDNLAGIAVAVSLAQQLALTQPHYTYRFLFMPGTIGSITWLARNASRIEKVRHGLVLACAGDPGPLTYKKSRRDDAEIDRVLQHVLRSREHRVVDFSPYGYDERQFCSPGFNLGVGSLTRTPYAGYPEYHTSADNPGFVSPAAMEDTLGALRDAVGVLDRNRRYVNLSPYGEPQLGKRGLYDSLGGRSDAKQAQMAMLWVLNLSDGEHSLLDIAERAGLPFDIVDVAARALHDAGLVKE